The proteins below come from a single Yamadazyma tenuis chromosome 5, complete sequence genomic window:
- the MAK21 gene encoding RNA-binding ribosome biosynthesis protein mak21 (BUSCO:EOG092612XD; COG:J,K; EggNog:ENOG503NUH0) produces MRFSNDLAEATMDASKLNLSSLKDKIASKLSTKGNKSAKASKASKTTQGKQDSKPLSHEDEILRREALALGATEDDLVLLNGVESGDESEQEFENATGKSDKSLASELSSFMKGIGLERKEVHVVSDDDVPELVGSEDEEEDEEEEEEEEEEEEEEEEEEVEEVKEQESSESSESSESSDSESEEETEIQVEEKTIPKEKKNPDKVTDFSAVDSSKLAIPSRLDWYNTPLETVTNPEKLDRFAIERLYERAQKVVEDDNQTYLKEFTSNNSQRKFLSQILSDGTLNDKISALTLLVQESPLHNLKAFDTLLGFCEKKSRTAALQAIHAFKDLLVNGLLPDRRLIAFNKRAMTREISDTHLAIYYFEDHLKKSYFKLVQILEHLSHDPIVHVKMNVVSHIFDLLKAKPEQEANLLRLGVNKLGDSDNKVTGKTSFAILQLEQVHPAMKKVIVESVVDTIFKPGSEYNVQYYSVLTLNQTILTRNEPEIANDLVNTYFSLFKKVLIESDPQTAEKGDKTLGKTQKGRKNLRKNFKRGKKGGRSVKVQEKTESELAEERNSKLFSALLTGLNRAFPFSNLSNEVYDQHLDTLFRITHSSNFNTSVQALVLVHHIISKQALNPDRFYRTLYESLLDPRLLNSSKQGIYLNLLFKALKSDTTEPNRVLAFVKRIVQVCSHWLNVGTISGMFYLLTELSKIYPEVGDLLVSEAERPEAEDKVKKEEQYDSRKRDPKFAGASSSCLWEVVPFLTHYHPTVSIYAESFLEGKDQTKPDLGLYSLSHFLDRFVYKNAKQKAITKGSSIMQPLGGSHTGSLLVKATNVMSGDVPVNTEDWLTKKTEDIRPDESFFHQYFTTKDSKTKAKTKKRAKDEDEEDLDDAEIWSALVKSRPEIEDDDSEGSVGFGDSDFSDDDGEIEEEIDEGEEEIDEGEAEGVEETDFADFDGKLDFSEGDSDDNLNFIDEDDEISSDGETDTKKRGRDDSDKSSNKKKKLKQLPVFASADDYSQYLDSDDDDYS; encoded by the coding sequence ATGAGGTTTTCTAACGATTTAGCAGAAGCGACTATGGATGCCTCTAAGCTCAATTTaagttctttgaaggaCAAAATTGCCAGCAAGTTGAGCACTAAAGGCAACAAGAGTGCAAAGGCAAGTAAGGCTTCGAAGACAACGCAAGGAAAGCAGGACCTGAAGCCCCTCAGccatgaagatgaaatatTGCGTCGCGAAGCTTTGGCACTTGGAGCCACAGAAGACGATTTGGTTCTCTTGAATGGAGTAGAATCTGGTGACGAAAGTGaacaagagtttgaaaatgcAACTGGTAAGCTGGATAAGCTGTTGGCTTCGGAGTTGAGCCTGTTTATGAAAGGTATTGGCTTGGAGAGAAAAGAAGTGCATGTGGTGAGTGATGACGATGTTCCTGAGTTAGTCGGaagtgaagatgaggaagaggacgaggaggaagaagaggaggaagaggaggaggaggaagaagaggaagaggaagaagtagaagaagtaaaagaacaagaatcATCGGAGTCGTCAGAATCGTCAGAATCATCAGACTCAGAATCCGAAGAAGAGACCGAAATTCAGGTCGAGGAAAAAACTATACcgaaagaaaagaaaaaccCAGACAAGGTCACTGACTTTTCAGCAGTTGACAGCTCGAAACTTGCAATTCCCTCTCGGTTAGACTGGTACAACACTCCTTTGGAGACAGTCACAAACCctgaaaaacttgatcGTTTTGCAATAGAAAGATTATACGAAAGAGCCCAGAAAGTGGTTGAGGATGATAACCAGACTTATTTGAAGGAGTTCACGTCCAATAACTCCCAAAGAAAGTTTTTATCTCAAATTTTATCAGATGGTACGTTGAATGATAAAATCTCTGCCTTGACCTTATTAGTCCAAGAATCTCCCTTGCACAACCTCAAAGCATTTGACACCTTACTTGGCTTCTGTGAGAAAAAATCCAGAACTGCAGCTTTGCAAGCCATCCACGCATTCAAGGATTTATTAGTGAATGGATTACTTCCAGACAGAAGACTTATAGCCTTCAACAAGAGGGCAATGACCAGAGAAATATCTGACACTCATTTGGCCATATACTACTTTGAGGACCACTTAAAAAAATCATACTTTAAGTTAGTACAAATCTTGGAACACTTGTCCCACGATCCCATTGTGCATGTTAAAATGAATGTTGTATCACATATTTtcgacttgttgaaagcaAAGCCAGAACAAGAAGCCAACTTGCTTAGACTTGGTGTGAACAAGTTGGGTGATTCAGATAACAAGGTGACCGGGAAAACCTCCTTTGCAATTTTGCAATTGGAGCAGGTTCATCCTGCGATGAAAAAAGTAATTGTTGAGTCAGTGGTTGATACTATTTTCAAGCCTGGTAGTGAATACAATGTTCAGTATTATTCCGTGTTGACGTTGAATCAGACGATTTTGACCAGAAATGAGCCAGAGATAGCcaatgacttggtcaaTACATACTTttcattgttcaagaaggtgCTTATTGAAAGTGATCCTCAAACGGCTGAAAAAGGTGACAAAACCCTTGGTAAGACCCAAAAGGGCAGAAAGAATTTGAGaaaaaacttcaaaagaGGAAAGAAGGGTGGAAGATCGGTCAAAGTGCAAGAAAAGACTGAGTCTGAGCTTGCAGAAGAGAGAAACAGTAAGTTGTTTTCTGCTCTTTTGACAGGGTTAAACAGAGCTTTCCCATTTTCCAACTTGTCCAACGAAGTTTATGACCAGCATTTGGACACCTTGTTCAGAATCACTCACTCTTCTAATTTCAACACTTCTGTCCAAGCATTGGTGTTGGTTCATCACATCATTTCCAAACAAGCCTTGAACCCAGACAGATTTTACAGAACCTTGTATGAATCTCTTTTGGATCCGAGACTactcaattcttccaaacaaGGTATCTACTTAAACTTATTGTTTAAAGCATTAAAGAGTGATACTACTGAGCCAAACAGAGTATTAGCCTTCGTCAAGagaattgttcaagtttgcAGTCATTGGTTGAATGTAGGAACCATTTCAGGAATGTTTTACTTGCTCACAGAGTTGAGCAAAATCTACCCCGAGGTTGGagacttgttggtgagTGAGGCAGAGAGACCAGAAGCTGAAGACAAGGtaaagaaagaagagcaGTACGATAGTCGTAAGAGAGACCCTAAGTTTGCAGGAGCCAGCTCGTCTTGCCTCTGGGAAGTCGTACCATTTCTCACCCATTACCATCCTACTGTATCCATCTATGCCGAATCATTTTTGGAAGGTAAAGACCAGACCAAGCCGGATTTGGGCTTATACAGCTTAAGTCATTTCTTGGACAGATTTGTGTACAAGAATGCCAAACAAAAGGCTATCACCAAAGGTTCTTCTATTATGCAGCCCTTGGGAGGAAGTCATACCGGCTCCCTTTTGGTTAAAGCCACCAATGTCATGAGTGGTGATGTACCTGTCAACACCGAAGACTGGTTGACCAAAAAGACTGAGGACATTCGTCCAGACGAATCATTTTTCCACCAGTATTTCACCACCAAGGACTCCAAAACGAAGGCAAAAACCAAGAAGAGAGCtaaggatgaagatgaagaagacttggaTGATGCAGAGATTTGGAGTGCGTTGGTGAAATCTCGGCCTGAAATCGAAGACGATGATAGTGAAGGGTctgttggatttggagaCAGTGATTTTTCTGACGACGATGGAGAGatcgaagaagagattgacGAAGGcgaagaagagattgacGAAGGTGAAGCAGAGGGAGTGGAAGAAACTGATTTTGCTGATTTCGATGGAaaattggacttttcaGAGGGAGACAGCGACGACAACCTCAATTTTATCGACGAGGATGATGAGATCAGTAGCGACGGCGAAACCGACACCAAGAAACGGGGCCGTGATGATAGCGACAAATCCAgcaacaaaaagaagaaactcaagcaGTTGCCCGTGTTCGCATCTGCTGACGATTATTCGCAATATTTGGATtctgacgatgacgacTATAGTTAG
- a CDS encoding uncharacterized protein (EggNog:ENOG503PVFQ; COG:S), with protein sequence MNLHQDNFGTLNQEYDICLLGTESSGKTSLVLYYIHNRYIEEENAPEDLYTKVVRTGHSYNEVTILDLNPRQDNYSSSRKRQLMNNSGMVFAYSITDHHSFHDMEQLYEQVVELRGGDQMPPVVVVGLKSDLEDERNVSYEEGKQFSDQIGALKFLEANSRWGTNVDKVFEPLAEIIRQKKSFGRRLSQVAISPRKSPLASTPEGSPRKAKNHIGRIEEEVVKSEDFHSAEVVPVKHESPSKKDESVMEQVHEDTKNSSRCCVVM encoded by the coding sequence ATGAACTTGCATCAGGACAACTTTGGCACCTTGAACCAAGAGTATGATATCTGTTTGTTAGGTACGGAGAGCTCGGGCAAAACGTCGTTGGTGTTGTACTACATTCATAACCGTTATATTGAGGAGGAAAATGCCCCTGAAGATTTATATACAAAAGTGGTTCGGACGGGTCACAGCTACAACGAAGTCACTATTCTCGACTTGAATCCGCGGCAAGACAActattcttcttctagGAAAAGACAGCTCATGAACAATTCAGGAATGGTGTTTGCCTATTCCATCACAGACCACCATTCTTTCCATGACATGGAGCAGTTGTATGAGcaggtggtggagttgcGTGGTGGAGATCAGATGCCCCCGGTGGTAGTTGTGGGCTTGAAAAGCGATTTGGAGGATGAGAGAAACGTCAGTTACGAGGAAGGGAAGCAGTTTTCTGATCAAATAGGGgcattgaagttcttggaagCTAATTCCCGATGGGGCACAAATGTGgacaaggtgtttgagCCTCTTGCGGAGATAATCCGCCAGAAAAAGCTGTTTGGCAGACGGTTGTCCCAGGTGGCCATTTCTCCTAGAAAGTCTCCGCTAGCTTCCACACCTGAAGGACTGCCTAGAAAAGCCAAAAATCATATAGGAAGGATAGAAGAGGAGGTGGTTAAATCAGAAGATTTTCATTCCGCTGAGGTGGTTCCAGTGAAGCACGAGAGCCCCAGTAAAAAAGATGAAAGCGTGATGGAGCAGGTCCATGAGGACACTAAAAACAGCTCCCGATGTTGTGTTGTGATGTGA